GCCGACGATGCCTGCGCCGACGACGAGGGTGTCGGTGTGCTGGACGCTCATGGGGGTTCCTCTCTCAGTACGTGACGGGTACGGCGAGGTCATGGCTGATGGGGGAGCCGGGGGAGGGGGCCCGGGGCGATGCGGCAGTACGGACCCGCGTACGAGGTGTACCGGGGTGTACGAGGCGACGCGGGCCGCACGGCAGCGACGTCACGCGGCAGCGCCGTGCCGTGCGGAGCGACGCGCCGCCGTGCCGTACCGGCGTCAGGCCGCCGTGCGCGGCAACCGGTTCCAGTGCGGCAGCATGAGCAGTCCGGCGAGCAGGGCCGCGCCGGCGAAGCCGGTGAACAGTACGCCGCCGGAGAGGAATCCGGGCAGCAGCCCGCCCAGGACGGCGCCGATCGAGCCGCAGCCGTTGACGAGTCCGGCGGCGGTGCCCGCCCCCTTGTCGGCGCCGAAGTCGACGGCGGCGACGCAGGAGATCATCGAGTCCGCGGCGTAGACGGTCAGTCCGATGACGGCGAGCACGGCGATCATGACGGGGACGCTGCCGGTGGCGGTCAGCGGCATGAACAGGGCCAGGGTCACGGTGAGCAGGGCCAGGGCCCACACGCACGGCGGCACGCGACGGGAGGCGAACAGCCGGTCGGAGAGCCAGCCCGCGGCGATCGGAGCGAGGACTCCGGCAACCCCGAACGCGACCGGGATGAGGACGGCGCCGACCTTGTCGATGCCGGGCAGCCGCCGGCTGACCAGGACCGGGCCCCACAGCAGGATGGCGTAACGGGCCGGCTTGAGGAGGAAGTACGCCGCCCCCAGCGTCAGGACCATCCGGTCGCGCAGAGTCTCGCGGTACAGCGCGAGCCCGCCCCGCGACGCCCTCGCCCCGGGCGCGGTGCCGTCCGCAGTCCGCTCCCACGACGCCCCCGCCTCGACCGCGGTGCCGTCCGCCGCCCGTGCGGCCGGCACCCGGCCGTCCTCCGCGCCGCCCGGTCCGGCGGAACCCGCGTCGCCGTCCTCGCCCAGCCCCGCATCGCGTGGCGTGTTCTTCTGGAACAGGACGAACGCCAGCAGCACGATGCCGAGGGTGGCGGCCCCGGCGAGGAACGCGAGGTGCCAGCTGTCGAACAGCCCGTACGCGATCCAGCCGAGGAACGGGGGCGCGGCCAGTCCGCCGAACGCGTAGTTGGTGCTCCACAGTCCCAGGACGCGCCCGCGCTGCTCGATGGGGAAGAAGCTGCCCATGTTCTTGCACAGCGGTGCCCAGCCGGCCGACTGGGAAAGCCCCTGCAGGACCATGGCGCCGCCGAAGACGAGCAGCGCGCTGCTCACGCCCATGACGCACGCCGCGGCGATGGCTCCGATCATGCCGCCGATGACGACGACGCGGGGGCCGAAGCGGTCGGCCCACATGCCCCACAGGAACTGCCCGACCGCGTAGGCGGTGAGATAGACGGCGTCGATGACGCCCAGGGCCTGCTCGGTGAGCACCGTGCCGGCGGCAGGGTCGTCGAGGATGCCGAGCTTGGCGACGGAGAAGGCCTGGCGTACGAAGTAGAACCCGGCGTACGCGAGCCAGGTGACGGCGAAGATACGGCGGCGCCAGCGGGCGGCGTCGGCCTTCGCCGTACGGGTGGGGACGGTGCGCGGTGATGGTGCGAGGTCGGCCATGGCGGTGTCCTCTGCTCTTCGTCGGGCTCGGTTCTCCTCGGGGGGCGCCGAAAGACACGGCGCCCCTTGGGCTCACTCGCGGGGGGTGTGGGTGCATGACGCGGCCCCGGCGCGCACCCAGGCGCGCGC
The DNA window shown above is from Streptomyces vietnamensis and carries:
- a CDS encoding MFS transporter — translated: MADLAPSPRTVPTRTAKADAARWRRRIFAVTWLAYAGFYFVRQAFSVAKLGILDDPAAGTVLTEQALGVIDAVYLTAYAVGQFLWGMWADRFGPRVVVIGGMIGAIAAACVMGVSSALLVFGGAMVLQGLSQSAGWAPLCKNMGSFFPIEQRGRVLGLWSTNYAFGGLAAPPFLGWIAYGLFDSWHLAFLAGAATLGIVLLAFVLFQKNTPRDAGLGEDGDAGSAGPGGAEDGRVPAARAADGTAVEAGASWERTADGTAPGARASRGGLALYRETLRDRMVLTLGAAYFLLKPARYAILLWGPVLVSRRLPGIDKVGAVLIPVAFGVAGVLAPIAAGWLSDRLFASRRVPPCVWALALLTVTLALFMPLTATGSVPVMIAVLAVIGLTVYAADSMISCVAAVDFGADKGAGTAAGLVNGCGSIGAVLGGLLPGFLSGGVLFTGFAGAALLAGLLMLPHWNRLPRTAA